The Corynebacterium callunae DSM 20147 genomic sequence GGCCTGGTCACCGCCTTGAACCCAGTCCTGGGATATGCCCAATCCACCATGATTGCCATGGAAGCGCTGCATTCTGGCCGCGGTGTTGCCGAGCTCGTGCTCGAATGCAAACTCCTCACCGCCACCGAACTCGCGGAACTCCTGCGCCCCGAGCGCCTCGCCAACCTCCAAAAATAACCTAGATTGTTGAGAACATCATGACTCAAACACTGCAAGAAACGGCTCTGACCGCCGGTGACAATGACTATCACAAGGGACTAAGCACCCGCCAAGTCAACATGATCGCCATTGGCGGAGCCATCGGCACCGGCCTCTTCATGGGAGCCGGTGGGCGCTTGGAACAAGCCGGCCCCGGCATCGTCATTAGCTACGCTATCTGTGGCGTCATTGCCTTCCTCATCCTCCGCGCGCTTGGCGAGCTCGTCATGTACCGCCCAAGCTCTGGATCCTTTGTTTCCTATGCTCGTGAGTTTTATGGCGAAAAAGCTGCCTTCGCCACCGGTTGGCTCTACTGGCTGAACTGGTCTATGGCCGCCATTGTGGACATCACCGCAACTGCCCTCTACATGAACTTCTTTGGCCGCTACCTGCCATGGATTTCCGCAGTACCACAGTGGATCTGGGCTCTTGCAGCACTGATCTTGGTGCTGGGCATGAACATGATCTCAGTGAAGGTCTTTGGTGAACTCGAGTTCTGGTTCGCTTTGATCAAGGTCATCGCCCTTTCCGCATTCCTGGTTGTGGGTTGCTATTTTGTCATCTTCGGCACTCCAATCGAAGGCCATGACACTGGTTGGTCACTCATTCAAGACAACGGCGGACTACTGCCAAATGGTGTCTTACCGGTGTTGGTGCTGATGCAGGGTGTGGTCTTTGCCTACGCTTCTATTGAGCTGCTTGGCACTGCTGCTGGCGAGGTAGAAAACCCAGAGAAGGTTATGCCAAAAGCGATCAACACCGTGATTGTGCGAATCGCAATCTTCTACGTTGGTTCTTTGGTACTACTCTCTATGCTGCTTCCATATACCGCATACCATGCAGGTGAAAGCCCCTTTGTTACCTTCTTCAGTGCCATCGGCATTCCGGGGATGGACGTGGTGATGAACCTCGTAGTGCTCACCGCCGCTATGTCTTCCCTCAACGCTGGTCTCTACTCCACCGGCCGTATTCTGCGCAGCATGTCACTGAATGGTTCCGCACCAAAGTTCGCTGGCCGCATCAGCGCCTCTGGTGTTCCCTATGGTGGAATTGTCATCACTGCGGTTATCGCAGCAGCCGGTGTTGGCCTTAATGCTTTGGTTCCTGCGCAGGCCTTTGAGATTGTGCTCAACTTTGCAGCAAGCGGCATTATCGCGTCCTGGGGCATGATCGTGTTGTGCCACATCGCACTGGTACGAAAGTCCAAGCGTGGCGAACTCACCCGCCCCAGCTTCCAAATGCCCTTTGCTCCCTATTCCAGCTGGGCGGTGCTCATTGCGCTGGTTCTCATCGTGGTACTCATGGCCTTTGATAGCCCTGTTGGTACCTGGACGGTGGCTGGCATTGCCGTGATCATTCCACTGCTGGTTACCGGTTGGTACGCCTGCCGTGGCCGTATCAATGAAATAGCGCAAGCTCGCGCAGCAGGAAAGTTTGTAGAAGATATCTCCTTAATCTAGAACACCAAAACTAAAATGACCTTGCACTCATACGAAAGAGTTCAAGGTCATTTTTTATTATTGGGGTTGTCTTAGAACAGACCCACAAGTTGATTGATACAGAGATATAAGAATGCAGCAGAAATAATTGCCATAAAGGTATTGCTCAACCAGCCATTACGCCACTCTTTGGGAGTGCGGTCAGTATTAAGCAAAATAAGCAAGGTTAATCCCAAGAAAGGCATAAAGAGTGCACCGAGCACACCGTAGGTAATGATCAACCCCGTAGGTTTGCCCAACAGCAGCAAAAGCATGGGAGGGAAGGTCAGCCAGATGAGATAAACCCGGTAGTACTTTCCACCAGAGCGAGTATCAGGATGATCAGCTGGCAGCTTCTTGAGGTGGCCTACATAGTCAGCAAACATCAAGGACACACCATTCCACACACCCAGGACTGAAGAAACCGCTGCAGCCAAGAACCCCACCAAGAATACTTTGGACATCACGAGCCCATAACGATCCTCCAGCACATAGGCCATATCAACGAGACCTTGGTCATTATCAGCAACAGCGAGGTTTGCGGTATAAAGCATCTCCGCACCAAGGATCAGCATGGCAATAACGAAGACGCCGGTGATGGCATAAGCCACGTTGTTATCGAGGCGCATAACCTTCATCCACTTTGGTGAATACCAGCCCTTTTCACGCAGCCAGTATCCATAAGCAGCCAAGGTAATGGTGCCACCCACTCCGCCAGCAATGGACAACACGTAGACAAATGATCCATCTGGAACGGTAGGCACCAAGCCTTTAAGAATTTCCGGGATATTTGGAACTGAGAGAATTGCAATCCCCACTACGGTCACAAACATCACGCCAACCAGTACCGCGATTAGGTTCTCAAAGATCTGGTAACGACCCAACCACATCAGCCCGAAACACAGCAGGCCAGTAAGTACGGCCCACATCGTAAGGCTGGTACCGGGGAAAAGAGCGGCCATCGCAAGTCCCGCGCCCGACATTCCGGCGGCTCCATAAACCAAGCCCCAAATCACAATGTAGGGAGCAAAATACCAGGAGGTCCACTTACCAAGCTGGCTCCACCCATGAAAAATAGTATTTCCAGTGGCAAGTGTGTACCTACCAGCACCTTCTACCAAAACGATTTTCATGAGAGTTCCGGCAATGACCGCCCACAACAAGGCGTATCCATAACGTTGGCCGGCAATCATCGTTGCCACCATGTCTGCTGCCCCAACAGCAGTTGCGGCAGCTACTAAGCCTGGTCCAACTAAAGTCCATTTAATTTTTTCTGGAGAATCTTCTTGCACTTTTTCTGAGACCAAGGTTTAACCTTTCGACGGGAAGTTTTCTTAAGGAACACTGAGAGCCTAAGACAGCGCACTTATAGATGTTCGCTTATAAGAAAAGTTCCCCTCAATCAGGTGT encodes the following:
- a CDS encoding amino acid permease, with the protein product MTQTLQETALTAGDNDYHKGLSTRQVNMIAIGGAIGTGLFMGAGGRLEQAGPGIVISYAICGVIAFLILRALGELVMYRPSSGSFVSYAREFYGEKAAFATGWLYWLNWSMAAIVDITATALYMNFFGRYLPWISAVPQWIWALAALILVLGMNMISVKVFGELEFWFALIKVIALSAFLVVGCYFVIFGTPIEGHDTGWSLIQDNGGLLPNGVLPVLVLMQGVVFAYASIELLGTAAGEVENPEKVMPKAINTVIVRIAIFYVGSLVLLSMLLPYTAYHAGESPFVTFFSAIGIPGMDVVMNLVVLTAAMSSLNAGLYSTGRILRSMSLNGSAPKFAGRISASGVPYGGIVITAVIAAAGVGLNALVPAQAFEIVLNFAASGIIASWGMIVLCHIALVRKSKRGELTRPSFQMPFAPYSSWAVLIALVLIVVLMAFDSPVGTWTVAGIAVIIPLLVTGWYACRGRINEIAQARAAGKFVEDISLI
- a CDS encoding Nramp family divalent metal transporter, with the protein product MVSEKVQEDSPEKIKWTLVGPGLVAAATAVGAADMVATMIAGQRYGYALLWAVIAGTLMKIVLVEGAGRYTLATGNTIFHGWSQLGKWTSWYFAPYIVIWGLVYGAAGMSGAGLAMAALFPGTSLTMWAVLTGLLCFGLMWLGRYQIFENLIAVLVGVMFVTVVGIAILSVPNIPEILKGLVPTVPDGSFVYVLSIAGGVGGTITLAAYGYWLREKGWYSPKWMKVMRLDNNVAYAITGVFVIAMLILGAEMLYTANLAVADNDQGLVDMAYVLEDRYGLVMSKVFLVGFLAAAVSSVLGVWNGVSLMFADYVGHLKKLPADHPDTRSGGKYYRVYLIWLTFPPMLLLLLGKPTGLIITYGVLGALFMPFLGLTLLILLNTDRTPKEWRNGWLSNTFMAIISAAFLYLCINQLVGLF